A genome region from Streptomyces antimycoticus includes the following:
- a CDS encoding AraC family transcriptional regulator, which translates to MDALASLLDGPRARGAFLLRVVMEPPWAVRIEDRAPLCVMTMARGEAWVVPDEGEAVRLRPGDVAIARGPAPYTVADDPATAPQAWILPGEVCRTADGADLAEAMALGVRTWGNSPDGSATMLIGTYQLDGEISGRLLDALPPLLALDGEVWDCPLMPWLGEEIVKDEAGQEAVLDRLLDLLLISVLRAWFDRPEARAPGWYRALGDPVVGRALRLLQNNPAHPWTVAGLAAEAGVSRAALARRFTALVGEPPMAYLTGWRLALAADLLRDPASTLAAVARRVGYGSAFALSAAFTRERGLSPRAYREAAVSAANAFGNKS; encoded by the coding sequence ATGGACGCGCTGGCGAGTCTGCTGGACGGCCCGCGGGCCCGGGGGGCCTTTCTGCTGCGGGTCGTGATGGAGCCGCCCTGGGCGGTACGGATCGAGGACCGGGCCCCGCTGTGCGTGATGACCATGGCGCGCGGCGAGGCCTGGGTGGTGCCGGACGAGGGCGAGGCGGTGCGGCTGCGCCCGGGGGACGTGGCCATCGCGCGCGGCCCGGCTCCGTACACGGTCGCCGACGACCCCGCCACCGCGCCGCAGGCGTGGATCCTCCCCGGTGAGGTGTGCCGCACGGCGGACGGCGCGGATCTGGCCGAGGCGATGGCGCTGGGGGTGCGCACCTGGGGCAACAGCCCGGACGGCTCGGCCACCATGCTCATCGGCACCTATCAGCTCGACGGGGAGATCAGCGGGCGGCTGCTGGACGCGCTGCCCCCGCTGCTGGCGCTGGACGGCGAGGTGTGGGACTGCCCCCTGATGCCCTGGCTCGGCGAGGAGATCGTCAAGGACGAGGCCGGGCAGGAGGCGGTCCTGGACCGGCTGCTGGATCTGCTGCTGATCTCCGTGCTGCGGGCCTGGTTCGACCGGCCGGAGGCCCGGGCGCCGGGGTGGTACCGGGCGCTGGGCGACCCGGTGGTGGGCCGTGCCCTGCGGCTGCTGCAGAACAACCCGGCCCATCCGTGGACCGTGGCCGGGCTCGCCGCCGAGGCGGGCGTCTCGCGTGCGGCGCTGGCCCGCCGCTTCACCGCGCTGGTGGGCGAGCCGCCCATGGCGTATCTGACCGGCTGGCGGCTGGCGCTCGCGGCGGATCTGCTCCGGGACCCGGCGAGCACCCTGGCGGCGGTGGCCCGGCGGGTCGGCTACGGCAGCGCGTTCGCCCTCAGCGCCGCCTTCACCCGCGAGCGCGGCCTCAGCCCGCGGGCGTACCGCGAGGCGGCAGTAAGCGCGGCCAACGCTTTCGGCAACAAAAGCTAA
- a CDS encoding LysR substrate-binding domain-containing protein, giving the protein MSARQTYLCERRHQQQRESRDPEQRACGAAGFVPDIRARSSDFAVLTALVAAGAGAALVPRMALPDTTAPVSLHPLVDPVSRTVFTVSRAGTGNRPGLRHVLELLRDLAPGPDDDRGKAARRD; this is encoded by the coding sequence ATGTCGGCGCGGCAGACGTACCTTTGTGAACGGCGCCACCAGCAGCAGCGCGAGAGCCGCGACCCCGAGCAGCGCGCATGCGGTGCCGCCGGGTTCGTCCCGGACATCCGGGCGCGCAGCAGCGATTTCGCCGTGCTGACGGCCCTGGTCGCGGCGGGAGCCGGTGCCGCCCTGGTGCCCCGTATGGCGCTGCCGGACACCACCGCGCCCGTCAGCCTGCACCCACTGGTCGATCCCGTCTCCCGGACCGTCTTCACCGTCAGCCGGGCGGGCACCGGCAACCGCCCCGGCCTGCGGCATGTGCTGGAACTGCTCCGCGACCTGGCCCCGGGGCCCGATGACGACCGCGGGAAGGCCGCGCGGCGCGATTGA
- a CDS encoding glycosyltransferase encodes MRVLHIISRLGAGGAEQQLRLLLRHLPVRCDVIALSGPGATAHGIRADGIPVTHVPLGAGRERQLTTVPRLVRIIRSGGYDLVHTHLYRACVLGRIAARLAGVRAVIATEHSLGERRIDGRPLTAALRARYLAAERLGSATVAVSAAVADRLRDWGVPNPRIHLVPNGIDARHFRFEPAARAAARARLGLPDRAFVVGGVGRLVADKRFDTAVRAVAEVPDTRLLLVGEGPERPALEDLAARLGVADRVRLLGERDGAVAPPDDRPAGLPGLLAAMDVLVSPSTEEAFGLASLEGLAAGLPVLHTVCPALDELPTGTVPGARRIAPGPAALADALRRQAAAGPLRFPVPDAIDRYDIARGARRLMDLYDRATTCGPDGCLRVSPISRRMPRRGAPAG; translated from the coding sequence ATGAGAGTCCTGCACATCATCTCCCGCCTCGGGGCCGGAGGAGCCGAACAGCAACTGAGGCTGCTGCTGCGCCATTTGCCGGTGCGCTGTGACGTCATCGCCCTCTCGGGCCCCGGCGCCACCGCGCACGGCATTCGCGCGGACGGTATCCCGGTCACCCATGTGCCCCTGGGCGCCGGGCGCGAGCGCCAGCTCACCACGGTGCCCAGGCTGGTGCGGATCATCCGCTCCGGCGGCTACGACCTGGTGCACACCCATCTGTACCGGGCGTGTGTGCTCGGCCGGATCGCCGCCCGGCTGGCCGGGGTGCGGGCGGTCATCGCCACCGAACACAGCCTGGGCGAGCGGCGGATCGACGGCCGACCGCTCACGGCCGCCCTCCGCGCCCGCTATCTCGCCGCCGAGCGGCTGGGCTCGGCCACCGTCGCCGTCTCGGCCGCCGTCGCCGACCGGCTGCGCGACTGGGGCGTGCCCAACCCCCGGATCCATCTGGTGCCGAACGGGATCGACGCCCGCCACTTCCGCTTCGAACCGGCCGCCCGGGCGGCCGCCCGCGCCCGTCTCGGCCTCCCCGACCGGGCCTTCGTGGTCGGCGGGGTCGGCCGCCTGGTGGCGGACAAGCGGTTCGACACGGCGGTGCGGGCCGTCGCCGAGGTGCCGGACACCCGGCTGCTGCTGGTCGGCGAGGGCCCCGAGCGTCCCGCCCTGGAGGACCTGGCCGCCCGGCTGGGCGTGGCCGACCGGGTGCGGCTGCTGGGCGAGCGCGACGGCGCCGTGGCCCCGCCGGACGACCGGCCCGCGGGGCTGCCCGGACTGCTGGCCGCCATGGACGTGCTGGTCTCGCCGTCCACCGAGGAGGCGTTCGGCCTCGCGTCGCTGGAGGGGCTGGCGGCCGGGCTGCCGGTGCTGCACACCGTCTGCCCCGCCCTCGACGAGCTCCCCACCGGCACCGTCCCCGGCGCCCGCCGTATCGCCCCCGGCCCGGCCGCCCTCGCCGACGCCCTGCGCCGGCAGGCCGCCGCGGGCCCGCTGCGCTTCCCGGTCCCGGACGCCATCGACCGCTACGACATCGCCCGCGGCGCCCGCCGCCTGATGGACCTCTACGACCGCGCCACCACCTGCGGGCCGGACGGCTGTCTGCGGGTCTCCCCCATCAGCCGCCGCATGCCGCGGCGCGGCGCGCCCGCGGGCTGA
- a CDS encoding glycoside hydrolase family 6 protein, whose translation MREKGATKTVMRLGVHVALCAVAMLPLSGCRMFDAPLRRGGLWVNPDSPAARQVRDRQNEGKNRDAALIRQIAQQPVAEWLGPAPPRERVRFITESAARAGSTPVLVAYHIPYRDCGRYSAGGARSAHAYRRWIEQITLGIGDRKAIVVLEPDAVAQLVDGCVPARLRTARLAMLRDAVAMFAALPHVQVYVDAGNPGWIKNPHRLVRPLREGGIEQADGFALNVSNFQPTRRTVAYGRRLSAALDGAHFVIDTSRNGNGPLRLRGAARHGVRARDSWCNPPGRALGERPSTTTGDRLVDAYLWIKRPGESDGTCNGGPPAGRWWTAYALDLARNAPRRH comes from the coding sequence ATGCGCGAGAAAGGTGCAACAAAGACCGTTATGCGGCTTGGGGTGCATGTCGCCCTATGCGCCGTGGCGATGCTGCCGCTGAGCGGCTGCCGCATGTTCGACGCCCCGCTGCGGCGTGGCGGGCTCTGGGTGAACCCGGACAGCCCGGCCGCCCGGCAGGTCCGTGACCGGCAGAACGAGGGAAAGAACCGCGACGCCGCGCTCATCCGGCAGATCGCCCAGCAGCCGGTCGCGGAGTGGCTCGGCCCCGCGCCGCCCCGTGAACGGGTCCGCTTCATCACCGAATCCGCGGCGCGGGCCGGGTCCACCCCGGTCCTGGTCGCCTATCACATCCCGTACCGGGACTGCGGACGGTACTCGGCGGGCGGGGCCCGGAGCGCCCATGCGTACCGGCGTTGGATCGAGCAGATCACCCTGGGCATCGGCGACCGCAAGGCGATCGTCGTCCTGGAACCCGACGCGGTGGCCCAGCTCGTCGACGGCTGCGTACCGGCCAGGCTGCGCACCGCCCGGCTGGCGATGCTGCGCGACGCGGTCGCCATGTTCGCCGCCCTGCCGCACGTCCAGGTGTATGTGGACGCGGGGAACCCGGGCTGGATCAAGAATCCCCACCGGCTGGTGCGGCCGCTGCGCGAGGGCGGTATCGAGCAGGCGGACGGCTTCGCGCTGAACGTCTCCAACTTCCAGCCGACCCGGCGGACCGTGGCGTACGGCCGCCGGCTCTCCGCCGCCCTCGACGGCGCCCACTTCGTCATCGACACCAGCCGGAACGGCAACGGTCCGCTGCGGCTCCGCGGCGCGGCCCGGCACGGTGTCCGGGCCCGGGACTCCTGGTGCAATCCGCCGGGGCGGGCGCTGGGCGAGCGGCCCAGCACCACCACCGGGGATCGCCTCGTGGACGCCTATCTGTGGATCAAGCGGCCGGGAGAGTCCGACGGGACCTGCAACGGCGGCCCCCCGGCGGGCCGCTGGTGGACCGCGTACGCGCTCGATCTGGCCCGTAACGCGCCCCGCCGCCACTAG
- a CDS encoding cytochrome b/b6 domain-containing protein, with the protein MTPPPERTKTATSRAEARDRDGSRVRRFSPAERWIHRTTALLLGVCVLSAGCLYLPELAELVGRRALVVTVHEWSGILTPLPALLGLASRAFRADLTRLNRFGPHDRRWLRAALRRDHRRQERPAGKFKAGQKLYAGYIAGAVMVMAGTGLLMWFTDLAPLVWRTSATFVHDWLALAIGIVLLGHIGKAFADPEARRGMRTGRVERAWAAREHPLWRADEDTADGHRDAGHDTGDHEHRIR; encoded by the coding sequence ATGACCCCACCGCCTGAGCGGACGAAGACCGCAACGTCGCGAGCCGAAGCCCGGGACCGGGACGGGTCGCGGGTGCGCCGGTTCAGCCCCGCCGAGCGCTGGATCCACCGCACCACGGCACTCCTGCTGGGCGTGTGTGTGCTCAGCGCGGGCTGTCTCTATCTGCCCGAGCTCGCCGAACTCGTCGGGCGGCGCGCCCTCGTCGTCACCGTCCATGAGTGGAGCGGCATCCTGACGCCCCTCCCGGCCCTGCTCGGACTCGCCTCCCGCGCCTTCCGCGCCGATCTCACTCGCCTCAACCGCTTCGGCCCGCACGACCGCCGCTGGCTGCGCGCGGCGCTGCGCCGCGACCACCGGCGACAGGAGCGCCCGGCGGGGAAGTTCAAAGCCGGGCAGAAGCTGTACGCGGGGTATATCGCGGGCGCCGTGATGGTGATGGCGGGCACCGGGCTGCTGATGTGGTTCACCGATCTGGCCCCGCTGGTGTGGCGCACCAGCGCCACCTTCGTCCACGACTGGCTGGCGCTGGCCATCGGCATCGTCCTGCTCGGCCACATCGGCAAGGCGTTCGCCGATCCGGAGGCCCGGCGCGGGATGCGCACGGGCCGGGTCGAGCGGGCGTGGGCGGCCCGTGAGCATCCGCTGTGGCGTGCGGACGAGGACACCGCGGACGGCCACCGGGACGCGGGGCACGACACCGGAGACCACGAACACCGCATCCGCTGA
- a CDS encoding molybdopterin-dependent oxidoreductase, with protein sequence MDPNTGAGSDGHGAPVGRRLVLGMLGLGAGAMAAAPWLQGRLEAALGAVADKDPTGVTGLLPNGGGFRYYSVTSSVPHRDADSYRLTVDGLVDKPAEYRLADLRALPQTRLVRDVQCVTGWRVPETPFEGVRLSTLLDAAGVRSQAKAVRFTCFDGAYSESLTLDQARRADVLVALKLRDKPLGHSHGGPVRLYVAPMYFYKSAKWLSGITVTDEVRPGYWEDRGYDVDAWVGRSNGRDDDPTA encoded by the coding sequence ATGGACCCCAACACCGGTGCCGGATCCGACGGCCACGGCGCCCCCGTCGGCCGGCGCCTCGTCCTCGGCATGCTCGGCCTCGGGGCCGGCGCGATGGCCGCGGCCCCCTGGCTGCAGGGCCGCCTGGAGGCCGCCCTGGGCGCGGTGGCCGACAAGGACCCGACGGGGGTGACCGGACTCCTCCCCAACGGCGGGGGATTCCGCTACTACTCCGTCACCTCCTCCGTGCCCCACAGGGACGCCGACAGCTACCGCCTCACCGTCGACGGACTCGTCGACAAGCCCGCCGAGTACCGCCTCGCCGATCTGCGCGCGCTCCCGCAGACCCGCCTCGTGCGCGATGTCCAGTGCGTCACCGGCTGGCGGGTGCCCGAGACCCCGTTCGAGGGGGTGCGGCTGTCGACGCTGCTCGACGCCGCCGGGGTGCGTTCGCAGGCCAAGGCCGTCCGCTTCACCTGCTTCGACGGCGCGTACAGCGAGAGCCTGACCCTCGATCAGGCGCGGCGCGCGGACGTCCTGGTCGCGCTGAAGCTGCGGGACAAGCCGCTGGGACACTCCCACGGCGGGCCGGTGCGGCTGTATGTGGCGCCCATGTACTTCTACAAGTCGGCGAAATGGCTCTCCGGTATCACCGTCACCGATGAGGTGCGGCCCGGCTATTGGGAGGACCGGGGCTATGACGTCGACGCCTGGGTCGGCAGATCGAACGGACGCGACGATGACCCCACCGCCTGA
- a CDS encoding FAD-binding dehydrogenase: MAYDADVIVVGAGLAGLAATAELADAGRKVILLDQEPEQSLGGQAHWSFGGLFLVDSPEQRRLRIRDSHELAWQDWLGTAGFDREEDHWPRRWAEAYVDFAAGEKRSWLHAQGLRLFPLVGWAERGGYDATGHGNSVPRFHITWGTGPGVVAPFERRVREAAARGLVELRFRHRVTGLARSAGTVDTVTGDILEPSDAERGTPSGREVAGAFELRAQAVIITSGGIGGNHDLVRANWPERLGSPPERMISGVPAHVDGHMLGITEATGGRIINRDRMWHYTEGIENWNPIWPRHGIRILPGPSSLWFDARGKRLPVPLFPGFDTLGTLEHIMRTGYDYTWFVLTRKIIEKEFALSGSEQNPDLTGKSVRDVIGRGRAGAPGPVQAFMDHGADFIVERSLPALVRRMNELTKEPLIDEEGLRREIVARDREIANPYTKDLQVTALRGTRKYVADRLIRTAAPHRILDPKAGPLIAVRLNILTRKTLGGLETDLSSRVLTEGGEPLPGVYAAGEAAGFGGGGVHGYRSLEGTFLGGCLFSGRTAGRAAAKAVG; the protein is encoded by the coding sequence ATGGCGTACGACGCGGACGTGATCGTGGTCGGCGCGGGGCTCGCGGGCCTCGCCGCCACCGCCGAACTGGCCGACGCCGGCCGTAAGGTGATCCTGCTCGACCAGGAGCCCGAGCAGTCGCTCGGCGGCCAGGCCCACTGGTCCTTCGGCGGTCTCTTCCTCGTCGACTCGCCCGAGCAGCGCCGGCTGCGCATCCGCGACAGCCATGAACTCGCCTGGCAGGACTGGCTGGGCACGGCCGGGTTCGACCGCGAGGAGGACCACTGGCCGCGCCGCTGGGCCGAGGCGTACGTCGACTTCGCCGCCGGCGAGAAGCGGTCCTGGCTGCACGCCCAGGGGCTGCGGCTGTTCCCGCTCGTCGGCTGGGCCGAGCGCGGCGGCTATGACGCCACCGGCCATGGCAACTCCGTGCCCCGCTTTCACATCACCTGGGGCACCGGCCCCGGTGTGGTCGCCCCCTTCGAGCGGCGGGTGCGGGAGGCGGCCGCCCGTGGCCTGGTCGAGCTGCGCTTCCGGCACCGGGTGACGGGGCTGGCCCGCAGCGCGGGCACGGTCGACACCGTCACCGGCGACATCCTGGAGCCCAGCGACGCCGAGCGCGGCACCCCCAGCGGCCGCGAGGTGGCCGGCGCCTTCGAACTGCGCGCCCAAGCCGTGATCATCACCTCCGGCGGCATCGGCGGCAACCACGACCTGGTCCGCGCAAACTGGCCCGAGCGGCTGGGCTCCCCGCCCGAGCGGATGATCTCCGGAGTCCCGGCCCATGTGGACGGCCATATGCTCGGCATCACCGAGGCGACCGGCGGCCGCATCATCAACCGCGACCGGATGTGGCACTACACCGAGGGCATCGAGAACTGGAACCCCATCTGGCCCCGGCACGGCATCCGCATCCTGCCCGGCCCGTCCTCGCTGTGGTTCGACGCGCGCGGCAAGCGCTTGCCGGTGCCGCTGTTCCCCGGCTTCGACACCCTCGGCACGCTCGAGCACATCATGCGGACCGGCTACGACTACACCTGGTTCGTGCTCACCCGGAAGATCATCGAGAAGGAGTTCGCGCTCTCCGGCTCCGAGCAGAACCCCGACCTCACCGGCAAGAGCGTCCGCGATGTGATCGGCCGCGGCCGGGCCGGGGCCCCGGGCCCGGTCCAGGCGTTCATGGACCACGGCGCGGACTTCATCGTGGAGCGGTCGCTGCCGGCGCTGGTCCGGCGGATGAACGAGCTCACCAAGGAGCCGCTCATCGACGAGGAGGGGCTGCGGCGGGAGATCGTCGCCCGCGACCGCGAGATCGCCAACCCCTACACCAAGGACCTCCAGGTCACCGCCCTGCGCGGCACCCGCAAATATGTGGCCGACCGGCTGATCCGCACCGCGGCCCCGCACCGCATCCTCGACCCCAAGGCGGGTCCGCTGATCGCCGTGCGCCTGAACATCCTGACCCGCAAGACGCTCGGCGGCCTCGAGACGGACCTCTCGTCCCGCGTCCTGACCGAGGGCGGCGAACCGCTGCCCGGTGTCTACGCGGCCGGGGAAGCGGCGGGCTTCGGCGGCGGGGGAGTGCACGGCTACCGCTCCCTGGAGGGCACCTTCCTGGGCGGCTGTCTCTTCTCGGGCCGTACGGCGGGCCGCGCGGCGGCCAAGGCGGTGGGGTAG
- a CDS encoding NUDIX domain-containing protein codes for MPDQEPLSANELLDIVDERDRVVGQARRGDAMAHRLRHRCVFIQARDAQGRVFVHRRTAEKLVFPSLYDMFVGGVVGAGEGYDEAALREAEEELGVRGLPAPVPLFSFLYETPEHTWWSRVYEVRCELPVDPQAEEVAWHAFLTEDELTRRLPEWEWVPDGREAYRRLMEWRRERVEA; via the coding sequence ATGCCTGATCAGGAACCGCTTTCCGCCAACGAACTACTCGACATCGTGGACGAGCGGGACCGCGTGGTCGGCCAGGCCCGACGCGGTGACGCCATGGCCCACCGGCTCCGGCACCGCTGCGTCTTCATCCAGGCCCGGGACGCCCAGGGCCGCGTCTTCGTCCATCGCCGCACCGCCGAGAAGCTGGTCTTCCCCTCGCTCTACGACATGTTCGTCGGCGGGGTGGTCGGCGCGGGCGAGGGCTATGACGAGGCGGCGCTGCGCGAGGCGGAGGAGGAGCTGGGGGTGCGGGGGCTGCCCGCGCCCGTACCGCTGTTCTCGTTCCTCTACGAGACGCCCGAGCACACCTGGTGGAGCCGGGTCTACGAGGTGCGCTGCGAGCTGCCGGTCGATCCGCAGGCCGAGGAGGTCGCCTGGCACGCCTTTCTCACCGAGGACGAGCTGACCCGGCGGCTGCCCGAGTGGGAGTGGGTGCCGGACGGGCGGGAGGCGTACCGGCGGCTGATGGAGTGGCGCCGTGAGAGGGTCGAAGCGTGA
- a CDS encoding YidH family protein — MWFAPERLREEGGTPDYRFSLANERTFLAWLRTAMALVGGGFAVDQFLPETARPLRLALALVLLAGGALCALRAISHWVRCERAMRRGEDLPMSRFPVVLGLAVGVVALLMVIVAAFGWGG, encoded by the coding sequence CTGTGGTTCGCGCCCGAGCGGCTGCGGGAGGAGGGCGGCACCCCCGACTACCGCTTCTCACTCGCCAACGAACGCACCTTCCTCGCCTGGCTGCGCACCGCGATGGCGCTGGTGGGCGGCGGCTTCGCGGTCGACCAGTTCCTCCCGGAGACGGCCCGGCCGCTGCGGCTCGCGCTGGCGCTCGTCCTGCTGGCGGGCGGCGCGCTGTGCGCCCTGCGGGCCATCAGCCACTGGGTGCGCTGCGAGCGGGCCATGCGGCGGGGCGAGGACCTGCCGATGTCCCGTTTCCCGGTGGTGCTCGGGCTCGCGGTCGGAGTGGTCGCGCTGCTGATGGTGATCGTGGCCGCCTTCGGGTGGGGCGGGTGA
- a CDS encoding DUF202 domain-containing protein: MPEGKGTHGPRTRDRDPGLQPERTRLAWRRTTLACAVAASLAGRQTLHGGIDPASLVVLALVVVVWLAFLALAHRRIRAMRMPRPPALSPRAAVAAVACTLALAVLGAAMLR; this comes from the coding sequence ATGCCGGAGGGGAAAGGGACGCACGGACCACGAACGCGGGACCGGGACCCCGGGCTCCAGCCGGAGCGGACGCGGCTGGCCTGGCGCCGTACGACGCTGGCGTGCGCGGTGGCCGCCTCGCTCGCGGGCCGGCAGACCCTGCACGGCGGTATCGACCCGGCCTCGCTGGTGGTCCTGGCCCTGGTGGTGGTGGTCTGGCTCGCCTTCCTGGCGCTGGCCCACCGCCGCATCCGGGCCATGCGCATGCCACGTCCGCCCGCTCTGTCCCCGCGGGCGGCCGTGGCCGCGGTGGCCTGCACCCTCGCCCTGGCCGTCCTGGGAGCGGCCATGCTGCGCTGA
- a CDS encoding alpha/beta hydrolase family protein — protein MRIHTGLTTTAALALSLIVGVGTAASAAGPADPVRFELPAPTGRQSVGVTELHLVDRARTDPWVTGGKRELMVSVWYPARSVNGYPRQPHMPPGTARAVDEAGSFGLAAPGEVDWAATRTDAATAAPADDHAPRPVVLYSPGLGSTRALGTSTAEELASRGYVVVTMDHTHETSPVEFPGGRVELQKDPLTDPGKRKQAIETRVGDTRFVLDQLAVLRDGGNPDAAGRRLPRGLGTALDLTRVGMYGHSAGGITAAEAMRVDGRIDAGIDMDGTLKYSGTEFIPAAVEGLNRPFMLLGKANQTHLNEPSWQSLWDQSTGWKRDLSLERGGHFSYTDAQTIVPALDERLDIPARQREQVIGTVDPGRSTAAQRAYLTAFFDQHLRGRPRDLLDGPSASYPDVRFVQ, from the coding sequence ATGCGAATCCATACAGGTCTCACCACCACGGCGGCCCTCGCCCTCTCGCTGATCGTCGGCGTGGGGACGGCCGCCTCCGCCGCCGGTCCGGCCGACCCCGTGCGCTTCGAACTGCCCGCACCGACGGGGCGGCAGTCGGTCGGGGTGACCGAACTCCATCTCGTCGACCGGGCCCGGACCGACCCCTGGGTGACCGGCGGCAAAAGGGAGCTGATGGTCAGCGTCTGGTATCCGGCGCGGTCGGTGAACGGGTACCCCCGCCAGCCCCATATGCCGCCCGGCACCGCCCGTGCCGTGGACGAGGCGGGCTCGTTCGGCCTGGCGGCTCCCGGGGAGGTGGACTGGGCCGCCACGCGGACCGACGCCGCCACCGCCGCCCCGGCGGACGACCATGCGCCCCGGCCGGTCGTGCTGTACTCGCCGGGCCTTGGGAGCACCCGCGCGCTGGGAACGTCCACGGCCGAGGAACTCGCCAGCCGCGGCTATGTGGTGGTCACCATGGACCACACGCATGAGACGTCCCCGGTCGAGTTCCCCGGCGGCCGGGTCGAGCTTCAAAAGGACCCGTTGACCGATCCGGGGAAGCGCAAGCAGGCCATCGAGACCCGGGTGGGCGACACCCGCTTCGTGCTCGACCAGTTGGCCGTCCTGCGGGACGGCGGAAATCCCGATGCCGCGGGGCGTCGGCTGCCCCGTGGCCTGGGCACGGCGCTGGATCTGACCCGGGTCGGCATGTACGGCCACTCGGCCGGCGGGATCACCGCGGCCGAGGCCATGCGCGTCGATGGCCGCATCGACGCGGGCATCGACATGGACGGCACGCTCAAATACAGCGGCACCGAATTCATCCCGGCCGCGGTGGAAGGGCTGAACCGGCCCTTCATGCTCCTGGGGAAGGCCAATCAGACCCATCTGAACGAGCCGTCCTGGCAGTCGCTCTGGGACCAGTCCACCGGCTGGAAGCGCGATCTGAGCCTGGAACGGGGCGGCCACTTCAGCTACACCGACGCCCAGACGATCGTGCCCGCGCTCGACGAACGCCTGGACATCCCGGCGCGGCAGCGCGAGCAGGTCATCGGGACCGTGGATCCCGGGCGCAGCACCGCCGCCCAGCGCGCCTACCTCACCGCCTTCTTCGACCAGCACCTGCGGGGCCGCCCGCGCGACCTGCTGGACGGGCCGTCCGCCTCCTACCCCGACGTGCGCTTCGTCCAGTAG
- a CDS encoding NADP-dependent oxidoreductase: MKAITYRRYGGPEILEYGERPEPKTGPDSVLIRVRAASVNPVDWKAQAGYLEPFLDAVFPVIPGWDVSGVVERPGPAVTEFRPGDEVIGYVREDFLSRGTCAEYVAAPIRTLARKPRNLSFTQAAGIPLAGLTAYQSLVRALRVGEGDTVLVHAAAGGVGSMAVQLARHMGARVIGTAGERNHEYLRALGAEPTTYGEGLAERVRALAANGVDAVLDLVGGDALTVSAELLTPEGRLASIADPAVLGLGGHYIFVRPDHDDLQDLTDLAERGALGVEVAAVFPLQKTADAQRLSMEGHARGKIAIAVD, from the coding sequence ATGAAGGCCATCACCTACCGCCGCTACGGCGGCCCCGAGATCCTGGAGTACGGGGAGCGCCCGGAGCCGAAGACCGGCCCCGACTCCGTCCTGATCAGGGTCCGGGCCGCCAGCGTGAACCCCGTCGACTGGAAGGCGCAGGCCGGATACCTCGAACCGTTCCTGGACGCGGTCTTCCCGGTGATCCCCGGCTGGGACGTCTCCGGGGTCGTGGAGCGGCCGGGCCCCGCGGTGACGGAGTTCCGGCCCGGCGACGAGGTGATCGGCTACGTACGGGAGGACTTCCTCTCCCGGGGCACCTGCGCCGAGTACGTGGCGGCGCCCATCCGCACCCTCGCCCGCAAACCGCGGAACCTCTCCTTCACCCAGGCCGCGGGCATCCCGCTGGCGGGGCTGACGGCCTACCAGTCGCTGGTGCGGGCGCTGAGGGTCGGCGAGGGCGACACCGTCCTGGTCCACGCGGCGGCGGGCGGGGTCGGCTCGATGGCGGTCCAGCTGGCCCGGCACATGGGTGCCCGCGTGATCGGCACCGCGGGTGAGCGCAACCATGAGTATCTGCGCGCGCTCGGCGCGGAGCCGACCACATACGGGGAGGGCCTCGCCGAACGGGTCCGCGCCCTCGCCGCGAACGGGGTGGACGCCGTGCTCGACCTGGTCGGCGGCGACGCGCTCACCGTCTCCGCCGAACTCCTCACCCCCGAAGGCCGCCTGGCCTCCATCGCCGACCCCGCCGTCCTCGGCCTCGGCGGCCACTACATCTTCGTGCGCCCCGACCACGACGACCTCCAGGACCTCACCGACCTCGCCGAGCGCGGCGCCCTCGGCGTCGAGGTCGCGGCGGTCTTCCCCCTCCAGAAGACGGCGGACGCCCAGCGGCTCAGCATGGAGGGCCACGCCAGGGGCAAGATCGCCATCGCGGTGGACTGA